The following proteins are encoded in a genomic region of Pseudodesulfovibrio mercurii:
- a CDS encoding FG-GAP repeat domain-containing protein, with amino-acid sequence MARRPVITVLTALAATLLLALPAMAQGAKTYAVLPFVYNGPQKYEYFSKAVQASLENDLEWIGHVEPTTKSLQSVTVPKDRGAALNALRGLGVDYLMYGEIAILDQKAHMRIDAVSADGKAWQKKGEVDIDEMTNWLDSQARALQGDVFNRPGYGTVEQEKVAQDTVQTMAPTESPFITGDGQPFQAETLNPQFRYEGGTETTGRWRSQTLPFYSFGMFIADGDGDGRNEIFILQESAISAYRIKEGKLQHLNTFDLPANVMSVRLEIADLNRDGKPEFVVGAYQFQSQGGIKAPRGTPRSSILSFEGGKFKYLVKKVDRFLGVLRLPPTYMPILVAQKKGQRDLFDKHMNEAFIKGDDIEIGQPIPVPPFGNVYNLTYLPDGLGYKCVVVNNSHKLVVYSQTFERLYESDETYNSSGVVIETADKMVGMGGGKTEEHGVTYNIPIRGITAPLTSNKRYELLVNRDLSATAQVFQNYKYFTQGEIHSLVYDQVGLNLAWKTRRIKGQVSDVALADLNNDGNKQLCVLVNTFVGYGYGNRKTVVLAYDLNVK; translated from the coding sequence ATGGCAAGAAGACCCGTCATCACCGTCTTGACCGCCCTTGCGGCGACCCTGCTCCTGGCCCTTCCGGCCATGGCCCAGGGGGCCAAGACTTATGCGGTCCTGCCGTTCGTCTACAACGGCCCCCAGAAATACGAATACTTTTCCAAGGCCGTCCAGGCCAGCCTGGAGAACGACCTGGAATGGATCGGCCACGTGGAGCCGACCACCAAGAGCCTTCAGTCCGTGACCGTGCCCAAGGACAGGGGCGCGGCCCTGAACGCCCTGCGCGGCCTGGGCGTGGACTACCTCATGTACGGCGAGATCGCCATCCTCGACCAAAAGGCGCACATGCGCATCGATGCGGTCTCCGCCGACGGCAAGGCCTGGCAGAAAAAGGGCGAAGTGGATATCGACGAGATGACCAACTGGCTGGATTCCCAGGCCAGGGCCCTTCAGGGCGACGTCTTCAACCGTCCGGGCTACGGCACGGTGGAGCAGGAAAAGGTCGCCCAGGACACGGTCCAGACCATGGCCCCCACCGAGAGCCCGTTCATCACCGGCGACGGCCAGCCCTTCCAGGCCGAGACCCTGAACCCGCAGTTCCGCTATGAAGGCGGGACCGAGACCACCGGCCGCTGGCGGAGCCAGACCCTGCCCTTCTACTCCTTCGGCATGTTCATCGCCGACGGCGACGGCGACGGCCGCAACGAGATCTTCATCCTCCAGGAATCGGCCATCTCGGCCTACCGCATCAAGGAGGGCAAGCTCCAGCATCTGAACACCTTCGACCTCCCGGCCAACGTCATGAGCGTCCGCCTGGAGATCGCGGACCTGAACCGCGACGGCAAGCCCGAATTCGTGGTCGGGGCCTACCAGTTCCAGAGCCAGGGCGGCATCAAGGCCCCGCGCGGCACGCCCCGGTCCAGCATCCTGTCCTTTGAGGGCGGCAAATTCAAATACCTGGTCAAGAAGGTGGACCGCTTCCTCGGCGTGCTCCGTCTCCCGCCGACCTACATGCCCATCCTGGTGGCCCAGAAAAAGGGCCAGCGCGACCTCTTCGACAAGCACATGAACGAGGCCTTCATCAAGGGCGACGACATCGAGATAGGCCAGCCCATCCCTGTGCCGCCCTTCGGCAACGTCTACAACCTGACCTATCTGCCCGACGGCCTGGGCTACAAGTGCGTCGTCGTCAACAACAGCCACAAGCTGGTGGTCTACAGCCAGACCTTTGAGCGCCTCTACGAGAGCGACGAGACCTACAACAGTTCCGGCGTGGTCATCGAGACCGCCGACAAGATGGTCGGCATGGGCGGCGGCAAGACCGAGGAGCACGGCGTGACCTACAACATCCCCATCCGGGGCATCACCGCGCCGCTGACCTCGAACAAGCGCTACGAGCTGCTGGTCAACAGGGACCTGTCCGCCACGGCCCAGGTGTTCCAGAACTACAAGTACTTCACCCAGGGTGAAATCCACTCGCTGGTCTATGACCAGGTGGGCCTGAACCTGGCCTGGAAGACCCGGCGCATCAAGGGCCAGGTTTCGGACGTGGCCCTGGCCGACCTGAACAACGACGGCAACAAGCAACTGTGCGTGCTGGTCAACACCTTTGTGGGCTACGGCTACGGCAACCGCAAGACCGTGGTCCTGGCCTACGACCTGAACGTCAAATAG
- a CDS encoding TRAP transporter small permease — MMQFLDRASELVARALAVLAGLFLISMMLLACANMVLRSVFGMPVQGTFELMGFLGAVVAAFSLAFAQRRKAHVSVGILLARFPAWFRRLADASTNALSCGFFLLAGVETWKWALFLVQTGEVSETLQIVFHPFVFASAAGCIALAFVLAVDTLKALTQKKVA; from the coding sequence ATGATGCAATTCCTCGATCGCGCCAGCGAGCTGGTGGCCAGGGCGCTGGCCGTGCTCGCGGGCCTGTTCCTCATTTCCATGATGCTGCTGGCCTGCGCCAACATGGTCCTGCGGTCCGTCTTCGGCATGCCCGTGCAGGGCACCTTCGAACTGATGGGCTTCCTCGGCGCGGTGGTGGCCGCCTTTTCCCTGGCCTTTGCCCAGCGGCGCAAGGCGCACGTCTCCGTGGGCATCCTGCTGGCCCGCTTCCCGGCCTGGTTCCGGCGGCTGGCCGACGCGTCCACCAACGCCCTGTCCTGCGGCTTTTTCCTCCTGGCGGGCGTCGAGACCTGGAAGTGGGCCCTGTTCCTGGTCCAAACCGGCGAGGTCTCCGAGACCCTGCAGATCGTCTTTCATCCCTTCGTGTTCGCCTCGGCCGCCGGGTGCATCGCCCTGGCCTTCGTCCTGGCCGTGGACACGCTCAAGGCCCTGACCCAGAAGAAGGTGGCGTAA
- a CDS encoding TRAP transporter substrate-binding protein, translating into MRKPMTVLAASLALLCLMAATALAGTMVTYANFPPSKTFPCVQMERWKTEVEKRTGGALTVQTFPGSTLLGAKNMLRGVQTGQADIGCISIAYYPGVFPLMSAVNLPVAFTSTEAASLTMWDLFQKYQPEEFKDVKVLTLFTSAPSQIMSKVPVKTLADLKGMPLRASGTILRVLSGLGAQGVGMPMSETPEALQKGVVKGLVSSFDVLKDFNFAESCRHETITNLPVYPFAVIMNKAKWESLPADVKEVLDDLARDQAQWTGKYLDQHIDDSLNWSKEQYQVEVHTLTPVEHAELKKLGQPLVDDWKAECAKAGIDAEPVLKDLLELQAKYESM; encoded by the coding sequence ATGCGAAAACCGATGACCGTGCTGGCCGCCAGCCTGGCCCTGCTCTGCCTCATGGCGGCCACGGCCCTGGCCGGGACCATGGTGACCTATGCCAACTTCCCGCCCTCCAAGACCTTCCCCTGCGTCCAGATGGAGCGGTGGAAGACCGAGGTGGAGAAGCGCACCGGCGGCGCCCTGACCGTCCAGACCTTCCCCGGCTCCACCCTGCTCGGGGCCAAGAACATGCTCCGCGGCGTACAGACCGGACAGGCCGACATCGGCTGCATTTCCATCGCCTACTATCCCGGCGTGTTCCCGCTCATGTCCGCGGTCAACCTGCCCGTGGCCTTCACCTCCACCGAGGCGGCCAGCCTGACCATGTGGGACCTCTTCCAGAAGTACCAGCCCGAGGAATTCAAGGACGTCAAGGTCCTGACCCTGTTCACCTCGGCCCCGTCCCAGATCATGAGCAAGGTGCCGGTCAAGACCCTCGCCGACCTCAAGGGCATGCCGCTGCGCGCCTCGGGCACCATCCTGCGCGTCCTGAGCGGCCTGGGCGCCCAGGGCGTGGGCATGCCCATGTCCGAGACCCCCGAGGCCCTGCAGAAGGGCGTGGTCAAAGGACTGGTCTCCTCCTTCGACGTGCTCAAGGACTTCAACTTCGCCGAGAGCTGCCGTCACGAGACCATCACCAACCTGCCGGTCTACCCCTTTGCCGTCATCATGAACAAGGCCAAGTGGGAGTCCCTGCCCGCCGACGTCAAGGAGGTCCTCGACGACCTGGCCCGCGACCAGGCCCAGTGGACCGGCAAGTACCTGGACCAGCACATCGACGACTCCCTGAACTGGTCCAAGGAGCAGTACCAGGTGGAGGTCCACACCCTGACCCCGGTCGAGCACGCCGAGCTCAAGAAGCTGGGCCAGCCCCTGGTGGACGACTGGAAGGCCGAGTGCGCCAAGGCCGGCATCGACGCCGAGCCCGTGCTCAAGGACCTCCTGGAGCTCCAGGCCAAATACGAATCCATGTAA
- a CDS encoding TRAP transporter large permease: MDPITTGIVGTFLLLVSIFLFRIPVAFAMGIIGFGGFAYILNWNAATGMLGTELWNVFSNYGLTVIPLFILMGQICFYSGVNERLYKSAYAWMGQIRGGIAMTTVLACAGFAAICGSNSATAATMSTVALPEMKKFKYNPILSTGSVAAGATLGVVIPPSVVLIIIGLQTSQSIAGLFVGGMIPGILLTTLFLATIWYLCQIHPDWGPAGPKTTFAEKLRSLPGSIEMVTLFILVMGGLFMGFFTPTEAGAAGAALALLIATISGKMTLEKVRLAISDTLKISSMIMVIMLGAVIFGRFLAISRLPFEAATWVAGLPIPPVVIIIVICLIYVIGGMVMDALALLLVTIPIFFPVVTAMNYDPIWFGVLITVVTTLGAITPPVGVNLFIVASMAPDVSMTDAFKGVAYFVAAYVVCVALLLMVPQLVTFLPNLM, from the coding sequence ATGGACCCGATCACCACCGGCATCGTCGGCACCTTCCTGCTCCTGGTGTCCATCTTCCTGTTCCGCATCCCCGTGGCCTTCGCCATGGGGATCATCGGCTTCGGCGGCTTCGCCTACATCCTCAATTGGAACGCGGCCACGGGCATGCTCGGCACCGAGCTGTGGAACGTCTTTTCCAACTACGGCCTGACCGTCATCCCCCTGTTCATCCTCATGGGCCAGATCTGCTTCTACTCCGGGGTCAACGAGCGGCTGTACAAGTCCGCCTACGCCTGGATGGGCCAGATCCGGGGCGGCATCGCCATGACCACGGTCCTGGCCTGCGCCGGGTTCGCGGCCATCTGCGGGTCCAACTCGGCCACGGCCGCGACCATGTCCACCGTGGCCCTGCCCGAGATGAAGAAATTCAAGTACAACCCGATCCTGTCCACGGGCTCGGTGGCCGCGGGCGCGACCCTCGGCGTGGTCATCCCGCCCTCGGTGGTCCTGATCATCATCGGCCTGCAGACCAGCCAGTCCATCGCCGGGCTGTTCGTGGGCGGCATGATCCCCGGCATCCTGCTGACCACCCTGTTCCTGGCCACCATCTGGTACCTGTGCCAGATCCACCCCGACTGGGGTCCGGCCGGACCGAAGACCACCTTCGCCGAAAAGCTGCGCTCCCTGCCCGGCTCCATCGAGATGGTCACCCTGTTCATCCTGGTCATGGGCGGCCTGTTCATGGGCTTCTTCACCCCCACCGAGGCGGGCGCCGCGGGCGCGGCCCTGGCCCTGCTCATCGCCACCATCTCGGGCAAGATGACCTTGGAGAAGGTCCGCCTGGCCATCAGCGACACCCTCAAGATTTCCTCCATGATCATGGTCATCATGCTCGGCGCGGTCATCTTCGGCCGTTTCCTGGCCATCTCCCGGCTGCCCTTCGAGGCCGCCACCTGGGTGGCCGGGCTGCCCATCCCGCCGGTGGTCATCATCATCGTCATCTGCCTGATCTACGTCATCGGCGGCATGGTCATGGACGCCCTGGCCCTGCTCCTGGTGACCATCCCCATCTTCTTCCCCGTGGTCACGGCCATGAACTACGACCCCATCTGGTTCGGCGTGCTCATCACCGTGGTCACCACCCTGGGCGCCATCACCCCGCCCGTGGGCGTGAACCTGTTCATCGTCGCCTCCATGGCCCCGGACGTGTCCATGACCGACGCCTTCAAGGGCGTGGCGTATTTCGTGGCCGCCTATGTGGTCTGCGTGGCGTTGCTGCTGATGGTCCCCCAGTTGGTGACGTTCCTGCCTAACTTGATGTAG